The sequence TCTTATGGAAAATTCAAAGTAAAAAATAAGGGGCTTTAATGCCCCTTGTTTATTCTTATATGGATATTATCAAATTTAAAATTTCCATAGAACACTGTATTTATTGCACATGAGGAGAAAAATATCCCCATCAAAGCTATACTAAGAACTTTCAGGAACGTCATGAACCACAACTGTTTTACCTGCCCATTCAGATAAAATATCGCATGCTACCTCTGCACCTGAACCTGAGGCTGAGGCAAACATTGTAGGAGCACCTGCCACAAGCCCTGCAACAAATAGACCTTCTTTAACCTTTCCGTCATTGTTTTTGATCATTATTTTCCCAGGTCTTGGAGATTTTCTGTGTGGGACTACTTCCACATCAAGACCTTCTATCTCAAATTTATGAAATCCTGTAGCAATAACAAGATAATCCCCTGAATATTTGTTTCCTTTATCTGTTTCAACAACAAAATTTCCCTTTTCTCCATAAGCTTTTATTACTTTTTCTTGGGATTGGGTTACGTTGTAGTATTGTTTAAGCTGCTCCCTGATTTTTTGTAGAAATTTTTTGCCTTCTATTGGTTCAACCCCCGGAACATTTCTGAGAAATGCTTTATCTAAATCAGAATATTCATCATACAAAACAAGGTATTTTTTCCCTTCAACAAAAGGAAATTTACCATTTGCAGATGCCAGAGTTAAAGCACATGTTAATCCTGCCGGACCTCCACCTATTATAATTACATCGTATTTTTCCATCTGCCACCTCCAAACTTTTTTTAAATTTTAAAGAAATTTTAAAAATATTTCCTTGCAATGTTTGATAAAAATAATAAAATTAAATCTAAAATTTGGTTAATCAGGGACTTAATATGAAATTTAAATACATTGAAAGAAATCCAGAAATTTTAGGCGGAAAACCTGTTTTCAAAGGAACAAGAATTCCAGTTTATCTAATATTAGACTTTCTTTCCGCTGGTGAAACCATAGACAATATTTTAGAAAATTACCCCCAACTCTCCAAAGAAGCAGTATTAGAGGCTATAAAATATGCTTCCGAATATGCAAGATTAGAAGAGGAACTAATTGAAGTTTCTAATTGACGAGAATATTCCACTCAAATTAGCAGAAGAAATACTCAAACAATACCCTAAATCTAAATATGTATTAGATAGTGATTTGCGAGGAAAGTCTGACAAATCATTATTTGAATTTGCCAAGAAAGAAGAATTTATCATAATTACTTTTGATACAGATTTCTTGGATATACTATCTTATCCTTTAGAAAATGGTTCTGGACGAATAGTTCTAAGATACAAAGGTTTAAAAATTAATGAAATAGAAGAAAAAACATTAAAAATCTTAAAAATTTTGGAAAACAAGAATATCAAAAATTCTATTGTGATTGTTTCCAATAACAAAATTAGAATAAAACATTTTTAAATTCAGAGGAATAATGAACATAATTCTATGTATCAGGTTATATAGGAATTTGCAAGCAAAACTTATCTAACTGAGAAGATTTGAAGATGATTTATTTAATACTTATTTTAATATTAAGATTTGTTTATGGAGGGAATTATGGAGTATTTAAGACTGGCTAAGTTTTATGACTTTCTGGAAAAGACAACAAGTCGAATAGAAATGACAAATGCCCTTGTGGAGCTTTTTAAAGAAACACCTAAAAATCTAATAGATAAAGTTGTTTACCTTTCTATAGGTAAGGTGGCACCGGAATATACAGGGCTTGATTATAACTTTAGTGAAAAATCTGCGATAAAGGCACTTTCACAGGTTTTGGGAATATCCGAGCATGATATACAGCACAAAATCATAGAAACAGGAGATTTAGGAGATGCAGGGAAAATTTTATATGAAGAAAAAGGGATAAAGCCACAGAAAAAGCTAACAGTTGAAGAGGTATATGACACCCTTAAAAAAATTGCTGAAACCACAGGTTACGGCTCCTCTAAGAAAAAGATGGAGCTTTTTATTTCTCTACTTAAAAATGCATCTCCCCTTGAGGTTAAATTTCTCCTTAGAACAATTACAGAAAGGCTCAGGCTTGGCATAGGCGATAACACAATAATGGATGCCCTTGCTATCGCATTTACAGGTAAAAAGGAAAATAGGCAGATTATAGAAAGGGCATATAATCTAACATCTGACCTTGGTTATGTGGCTTCAATTTTAGTTAAGGAAGGACTTGAAGGTGTAAAAAATATCAAAATACAGATAGGAAGACCTATTAGGCCTATGCTTGCCGAAAGGATGGCCATTCCATCCTTTATTCTTCAAAAATTAGGAGGAAAAGCAGGAGCCGAATATAAATATGATGGAGAAAGAATTCAGGTTCACAGAAAAGGGGATGAGTTTCATTTGTTCTCAAGAAGACTTGAAAATATAACCCATCAATTTCCTGATCTTATTGAGTTTTTGAAAGAGGCAACACCTGAAGAGTATATACTTGAATTAGAAGCAGTTGTTATAGACCCATCGTCAGGTGCTATCAGACCGTTTCAGGATTTAATGAACAGGAGGGTAAAGTATGTAACCCGATTTCATATAATGATGTATCCGATAGCCGGATTTTTGTTTGATATTATGTATTTAAACGGAGAAGACCTTACCCTTAAACCTTATCCTGAAAGAAGGAAAATTCTTGAAGAGGTGATTAAAACCACAGACCGTATAAATCTGGCCACCAGAAAGATTGTTGATAATGTTGATGACTTAGAAAGCTTTTTCCTTGAGGCTATTGAAAATGGTTGTGAAGGTCTTGTGTGCAAATCCTTACAGCCTGATTCAATTTATCAGGCAGGGAAAAGAGGTTTCCTCTGGATTAAGTATAAAAGGGACTATAAATCCCATCTTGCAGATACATTAGACCTTGTTGTTGTAGGGGCATTTTATGGAAAAGGTCAGAGGGCAGGTAAATTCGGTTCTCTGCTTATGGCCTGTTATGACCCTGAAACTGACCAGTTTAAAACAGTATGTAAAGTTGGAACAGGTTTTACGGAGGATGATTTTAATAAATTAGAAGAACTCCTTGCACCTCATCAGATAGACCATAAACATCCACGGGTAAACTCAATTCTTACAGCTGATATATGGTATGAGCCTTATCTCGTCCTTGAGATAACAGGAGCTGAGCTTACTTTGTCTCCGGTTCATACTTGCGGCTGGGATAAAATAAAACTGAATAGAGGACTGGGTCTTAGATTTCCAAGATTTACAGGTAGATACAGATTTGATAAAAGACCTGAAGATGCGACAACAGAAGCAGAGATTATAGAGATGTATAAAAATCAGATTCAGATAAGGGTTTAACTTTCAAGGGAAACAAGAAAGGAAATACCAAATACTATAAGACCTATTATGATATAGGAGATAGCACTCCAGATGAGTGATGTTTCAATAATTTGGCTCCAGTTTGCATCTCCCTCATCTGTAGCCAATTTATACTGGACTCCCATAATAATCAAGAAAATTAAAACCATAACTAAAATAATATAAAGCATTCTGTTTAACCCCTTAGTTTTAAAGATACAGATAAATTTTCAGTTAACAAGGGGATTAGTGAATAGGTAGTTTTATCTTTTTGAATAATTTTTGGGCATTCTGGTCTGTTATTTTTTCAAGTTCTTCTTTATCAATATTCAGAAAGTTAGCTACAAATTCCAGAGTATAAAAAATATTTGAAGGTTTGTTAGGTTTTCCTCTTTTTTTCTGAGGTGATAAGAATGGACTATCTGTTTCAAGGAGTAATCTATCAAGGGGCGTTCTTTTTAAAACTTCTCTAAGGTTATCTGCCTTTGGATATGTAATATTTCCTGCAAAGGAAATATAAAAGCCCATATCCACGCATTTTTCCATCATTGGAATGTCTCCACCGAAACAGTGGATAATTCCGGAAGCAGGATATGGGGCATTTTCTTGCAGAATTTTTACGGTGTCTTCATTGGCACTCCTAGAATGAACTATCAATGGTAGATTTAACTCTTTCGCCAGTGCTATCTGTTTTTCAAAAAATTCCCATTGTAAATTCCTTGGAGTTATGTCCCTGTAATAATCAAGACCTGCTTCACCGATGGCAACTACTTTTTCATTTTCCAATGCTAGCTTTTTAAGCTGCTTTATATCTTCATCAGTAAGACCTTTTATATCATAAGGATGATAACCTATAGAAGCATAAACATTGTCGTATTTATTAGCTATATCAACTGCCTTATATATTTCTTCTTTATCACAGCCTATAGTAATAATACAGTCAAGGCTGTTAACACTTTCTATCAGGTCTTCTTCTGTTTTAAGCATATCCAGATGGGCATGGGTATCTATCATTCTATCGCTCCTGCAGGTGCTTCTGGTGCTGAACTATCAGATATAACCTCAACTATGGATTTTCTGCATTTGTTTACAATTGGAACTCCATATTCCTCAAGTATAGCAACCATCTCATCACAGGATATTGTTTCTTTATCAAGAAGAAGTTCAACTACTGCAGTTATGGCATCTTTGTAGCTTTCTACTATTTCTTTTGTTCTTTGATATGCCTGTCTTAAGAGTTTATTTACTTCTTCATCTATTTTTCTTGCTGTAGCTTCACTTATTTCTGGACCCTGTTGTGGCATAAATGGATTATTTCTTGCTGTGCTTACATGAATTGGTCCCAATTCATCTGTCATACCCCATGAAGCGACAATTCTGTATGCAAGCTCTGTTGCTCTCATAAGGTCATTTTCCGCTCCTGTTGTTATACCATCTTTTCCGTAGAATACCTCTTCAGCAGCTCTACCTCCAAATAGCTGATGAAGTCTTGCCATAAGGTCTTTTTTAGAATAGATATGTCTATCTTCTTCTGGCAGGTTTACAGTTACTCCAAGCGCCATTCCCCTTGGGATTATAGAAACTTTATGCAGTGGGTCAGCCTCTTTGAACATTAAGCTAACTATAGCATGACCTACTTCGTGATAGGCTATTTTTTCTTTTTCGTCTGGGGTAATTGCCATTCCTTTTCTTTCAAGACCCATCATTATTCTGTCCATTGCTTCTTCAAATTCTTTCATACCAACCTTTTCTTTTCTCTTTCTGGCAGCAAGCAGTGCAGCTTCGTTGACTATGTTTGCAAGGTCAGCTCCAGAAAACCCCGGTGTTCCTCTGGCAATAACCATTAAGTCCACATCATCATCAAGGGGTATATTTTTCTTTTTAACATGAACTTTTAATATCTCATATCTACCTTTTACATCAGGTTTTGGAACAGATATCTGTCTGTCAAATCTGCCTGGTCTGAGAAGTGCAGGGTCAAGAATATCAGGTCTGTTTGTTGCAGCAATTACGATAATTCCTTCCCCAGAATCAAAACCATCAAGTTCAACAAGAAGCTGGTTTAGTGTTTGTTCCCTTTCATCATGTCCACCACCAAATCCAACACCGCTTCTTGCTCTACCTACAGCATCAATTTCGTCTATGAAAACAAGACATGGTGCGTGTTTTTTTGCAGTTTCAAACAGGTCTCTAACTCTTGCAGCACCTACACCGACGAACATCTCAACAAAGTCTGAACCTGATATAGAGATAAATGGAACGCTTGCTTCTCCTGCAATAGCTTTTGCCAGAAGTGTTTTACCAACCCCTGGGTCTCCATACAGGAGAATACCTTTTGGAGCTCTACCACCTAATTTTTGAAATCTTTGTGGGTCTTTCAGATAATCTATAATCTCTTTTACTTCCTCTTTAACTTCATCCATTCCGGCAACATCATCAAGCTTAACGTTTGGTTTTTCTTCCAGATATACCTTTGCCTTTGATTTTGCAAATGAAAAAGCTCTATTTGAACCTCCTGACATCTGCCTCATCATAAATATCCATAAACCTATAAACAGCAATATAGGAAGCCATGAAATCAGGAGTGTGGTAAGCCATCCAGATTTCTCTGCAGGAACAACATCAACTTTTACGCCGTTTTCCTGAAGTATATCGTATATTTTGCTATATCCTTCTGGAATTACAGTCTCAACCTTTTTACCATCTTTTGTGATAGCTATTATTTCCTCTCCTTTTACCGTGGCTTTCTCTACTTTGCCATCATTTACCATCTCAACAAATTCGGTAAAAGGCACTTTATTATCTATAATTTGTCTTGAACCTATCAGGTTAAATGCAAATATCATTAAAGCTCCTATAAGGAACCATATTAATATGCTTCTTGAGAATTGCACCTTTTTCAAACCTCCTCTATTTCAAAGCAAATTTTTTTTCCTTTATCAGTTTTTATTGGGTAATAACCTGACCTTTTCAGGCCTACTACCCATAATATATTATTCCTGAATTCCAAAATTGGTATGCTATCTCTCATGTGCTTTGGCACTTTTAAATCTATTAAAATATCTTTCAGTTTCTTTTCTGTTTTTCTACCAAAAGGTAAAAATCTATCTCCTTCTTTTCTACTTCTAATTATAAAGTATTCCTCTGGGTTGAAATCATCTATTTCAAAACAGGCTATTCTTTTCTCATCTTTGAGTTTTTCCATATCCACCTTATCTGCAAAATAACTTTTTAATTTAATACCTGCCTCTTTGATAAATAATTCTTCACCAACTTTGATTCTATATTCAAATCTTACTTGTTTGCCTTTTTCTTTTATAAATAACCTGTCGTAAGTTTTGATAAGGACAAATATCTCTCCTATGTCAAAGCTTTTTTCACCTTCTTTGTGAAGCAGTTCCATAATCTTAAGCACCTGTGAGTAAGATAGGTAAATTCCTGTATTTTTATACACCCAATTTATCAAAACCCTGTAAATAATAGCTTCAGGCAAGTTTAAAAGCTGAGATAATTGTATGCTTGTATTAGGAAATTTTTGTGAAATTTCTGTGGCATAGCTATCCAGAAAATCATCATCATATTGTAAAAGGAATGATTCAGTTAGCATAGATTTTTCCAGTGAAGGATTTATCTGCTTCAACAGAGGAATTACATGAATTCTGAGCTTATTCCTGAGGTAATCTGTCTCAAAATTACTTTCATCAATTCTGTATTCAATAAAGTTTTTATGGGCATACTGGAGCAGTTCATCTTTTGTTATAGTGTAAAGAGGCCTGATTATTTCTCTTTCTTTAGGTTTAAAACCTTTGATTCCTTTTCTGTTCCCCTGAATAAACCATAGTAGCATGGTTTCAATCAGGTCTGAAAGATGATGTCCTGTTGCTATTTTATTAAATCCTTTTTCTTTAAGGATTTCTCTGAAGAATTTGTATCTCTCTTTCCTTGCTATCTCTTCTATTGAAGCTTTTTCTTCTTTTGCCAGTTTTTTTATATCTACTTTTTTAACAAAAACATCTAGATTGTTTTTCCGTGCAAAATCAACAGCAAACTCTTCGTCAAGGTCTGAGCTTTCTCCACGAAGCATGTGGTTAAAATGTGCAATGGCAATTTGGGAAATATGAAAATACTCTTTGAATTTTAAAAGAAGAGTTGTTAAGGTGACAGAATCTACACCTGAAGAAAAGGCAATAAGAATTTTATCTTCCGGTTCAATAAGTTTAAACTTTTTGACAGTTTCTAAAAATTTTTTTTCAACCACAGTTTTAAATGGTGGCGGTGGCAGGACTCGAACCTGCGACTCCGCGGATATGAGCCGCGTGCTCTAACCAGCTGAGCTACACCGCCACTGTTATATTATCAGGCTGATAATGCCTGTTTTGCTGCGTTGATTTTCCTTGCTACTCTTGAAACTCTTCTTGCAGCTTCATTTTTGTGAATAGCACCTTTAGCAGCTGCTCTGTAAGCAAGTTTTTGTGCAAGTGGAAGCAGTTTTTCTGCAGTTTCTATATCTTTGTTTTTCAGAGCTTCATTAATTCTTTTAATAGCAGTTTTCATTCTGGATATGTGGTATCTGTTTAACTGTCTTCTTTTTTCTGCCTGTCTTATTCTCTTCCTTGCGGAGCGTGTATGAGCCATTTAAACCTCCTGTTAGTCTTTTAAGGACTTAATAATTTATAATAACCATACTGAAAAATCAAGATATGTATTATATATGATAATCTGCATATTGTAAACCTGCTGGAATTATATTATTCTAATGTTTTCAATAATTAATGGAGGTAAGAAATTGGCAAATATTGCTATCGGAACCCTTGATTTTCCAAAAGTATCTGAACAACCAGTAGAAATCGTAGAAAGAAAAGGAACCGGACACCCTGATACTATATGTGATGCCCTTGGTGAAGAGTTATCAATTGCTCTATCAGAGCTTTACAGAAAAGAATGTGGAGCTATAATGCACCATAACGTTGATAAGGCTCTTCTTATTGGTGGAATTGCTGACCCAAGATTTGGCGGTGGTTCAATAATTTCTCCTATTGAGATATATCTTACAGGTAGAGCAATTAATGAAATAAATGGAAAAAGATTACCGGTTGAAGAATTAGCTATAGAAACAGCACATAAATGGCTTAAAGAAAATATTCCAAATCTTGATGTTACAAAACATGTGATTATCCACCCAAAACTTAAACCGGGAAGTAAAGACCTTGTTGAACTTTTTGAAAGATTTCAGCTTAAAGGTGAAGTTCCTCTGGCAAATGATACATCTTTTGGTGTAGGACATGCACCATTTGATGATATAGAAACAATTGTTTATGAAGTAGAAAGAGCTTTAAACAGCAAAGAATTCAAAAAAGACAATCCATACCTTGGAGAAGATATTAAGGTAATGGGTGTTAGAAACGGCGATAAAATAAGAATTACAATTGCTGCAGCATTTGTTGATAAATATGTAAAAGATGTAAAAGATTACCTTGAGAAAAAAGAGATAGTCTCAAATCACGCATACTCTATTGCCCAAAATCTAACTGACAGGCATGTGGATATATTTGTAAACACAGCAGACGACCCTGAAAATGAATCAGTTTATATAACCGTAACAGGAACATCTGCTGAGGCCGGAGATGATGGACAGATAGGAAGAGGTAACAGGGTAAATGGTCTTATTACTCCATATAGACCTATGAGTCTTGAGGCTGCTGCAGGTAAAAACCCTGTTTCCCATATCGGTAAAATCTACAACACAGCAGCAACAGATATGGCTGAGAGAATAGTTTCTGAAATAGAGGAAGTTGAAGAGGTTTATGTATATCTGGTTAGCCAGATTGGAAAACCTATCACTGAGCCACAGGTATGTGATGTTAAATTAAGAGTTAACGGAGATATTAGCAAAATAAAAGACAAAGTCAGAAAGATAGCTGAGGAAGAAATAAATAATCTGCCAAACACATGGCAAAAATTCCTTGAAAGGAAGTTCAGACTCTATTAATAACAGGGGGAGTTTTTCTCCCCTTCTATATAAATCATGCTGAAAGTAGGACTCACAGGCTCAATCGGAACAGGAAAATCCACCGTTGCATCAATTTTTAAAGAACTGGGAGCTTATGTAATAGATGCAGATGAAGTTGTCCATAAACTTTTGAAAAGAAAGGATATAAAAGAAAAAATCAGAAAAGAGTTCGGAGATGTTTTTACTCCCGAAGGTGAGATAGATAGAAAAAAACTTGCCTCAATAGTTTTTAATAATCCAGAAAAAAAGAAAAAGTTAGAGCAGATACTCCATCCTGAAGTTTTCAAAGAGATAGAAAAATTTTTCAAACAAGTTGAAGAAAAAGACTCTAACGCAGTTGCCATCGCAGATGTTCCTCTCATGATAGAAACAGGCAGCTATAAAAATTATTATCCTGTGATTGTTGTTTATGCTCCCCCTGAAGTCCAATTGGAGCGACTTATTAAACGGGGGATGGACAAAGAAGATGCCCTTAAAAGAATAAAATCCCAGATGCCTATTGAAGAAAAGATAAAATATGCTGATATTGTGATAGACAACACAGGAAGTTTACAGGATTTAAGAAAAAAAGTAGAGGAAGTTTATGAAAAACTTAAAAAGATGGCTGCTGATAATTAATTTTTTATTTTTTGCCGGTGCCGTAGCCCAGCCTACAATAAATTCAGATGTCAGGCTGGAAATATTTTCCCAGATAAAGATATATCAGGCCAAGCTAAAAAATTTGAAAGATATGTATAAACAGACAAAAGATGAAGATGAGAAAAAGCTGATAAAACAGCATATAAAACTAATTCAGGAGAAAATAAAGAAGTTAGAGGAAAAGCTAAAGCAATATGAAAAAGCTACTTCTATTACTGGTTAGTTTATTTTTTATATTTTCCTGCACAAAAACAGAAGAAAAACCTGATATAGTCATTGAAATAAAAGTTTCAAAAGATGGTTATTCCCCTTCTGAAATCACTGTTCCCAGAGGAAAAGTCGTTCTATTCCGTATTACAGCCCTTGATGATGGTATTCCTGCAGGATACGGCCAGAGCTTTGGTCATTGTTTTTATATCTTGCCTCCTTATGATGTGATGGTAAGGAATATTCGTAAGGGGCAGACGAAAGAAGTAAAAGTAAAAATGATTTATCCAGGGGATTTCATATTTACCTGTCCTTATTGTTCAGGTGTTTTCCCAACCAATGGCAAACTTCACGTGAAATAATATTGCCTTCTTATCAATAATAGATATATTTTTATTACTTATTGTTTTGAGGGAGGGGACAAATGGGGAAATATATCTTTCTGCTTTTTATATCAATTCAATTTTTGTTTTTCTCTTGTCAGGATAATTCAAACTCTAAAAGTTCCCAAATTAACGGTAAATTACCAAAACTTGATACCAGCACAAGTTTAAGGGGAAAAGAAGTGGATGGTGTTCGTGAAGATGTTCTGAAAGAAATTGAAAGAAAGTTCAAAGAAAAGTATAAAGACAAACCAGGCATTTATAGGGCGTTGATATTATCAGCATGGGAGTCACAAAGAATATTTGATATTGACCCTACTGATAGAAATCAGGCGAAACATGTTGCCAAATTAATTGAGATAGCTTCGGAGTGTGTTTTTCAATCTTATGATGACTATATGATTCCGTATTTGGAGAAAAAATATGGAGTTAAGTTTCCACGAGTTCTTAATGAAGATCATAAAGCTGAACTTGAATATGATAAAGGGATAGATGAAATATATGATGCTAATCGTTATATAGAATCAATAACATTTAATACATACGAAAGAGCAAAGTTTTACGATAAGTTTAATCAGTCACTATCAGGAACAGTAAGTTCAGATATAGATGATAGATTAAATAGAGCCGGAATAGGTGCATGTGAATTCATGGAGAGAATCAAAAAAGAATGGGAAAAAACTGGAAACATCACAAAAATAGACTTTTATCAACTCCTTGAACAAGTGAAAAAAGAAAGGGAGGGGCAAAAATGAGAAAGATAATTTTTCCTATATTTTTTATGCTGTTTGCCTTGATACCTATAAAAACTTATGCTAATACCTCATATCCATGGTGCACCGATAGAAAAGTTGTGGTTGCTCATGTGAAT is a genomic window of Persephonella sp. containing:
- a CDS encoding NAD(P)/FAD-dependent oxidoreductase — translated: MEKYDVIIIGGGPAGLTCALTLASANGKFPFVEGKKYLVLYDEYSDLDKAFLRNVPGVEPIEGKKFLQKIREQLKQYYNVTQSQEKVIKAYGEKGNFVVETDKGNKYSGDYLVIATGFHKFEIEGLDVEVVPHRKSPRPGKIMIKNNDGKVKEGLFVAGLVAGAPTMFASASGSGAEVACDILSEWAGKTVVVHDVPESS
- a CDS encoding DUF433 domain-containing protein — translated: MKFKYIERNPEILGGKPVFKGTRIPVYLILDFLSAGETIDNILENYPQLSKEAVLEAIKYASEYARLEEELIEVSN
- a CDS encoding DUF5615 family PIN-like protein — translated: MKFLIDENIPLKLAEEILKQYPKSKYVLDSDLRGKSDKSLFEFAKKEEFIIITFDTDFLDILSYPLENGSGRIVLRYKGLKINEIEEKTLKILKILENKNIKNSIVIVSNNKIRIKHF
- a CDS encoding ATP-dependent DNA ligase; the encoded protein is MEYLRLAKFYDFLEKTTSRIEMTNALVELFKETPKNLIDKVVYLSIGKVAPEYTGLDYNFSEKSAIKALSQVLGISEHDIQHKIIETGDLGDAGKILYEEKGIKPQKKLTVEEVYDTLKKIAETTGYGSSKKKMELFISLLKNASPLEVKFLLRTITERLRLGIGDNTIMDALAIAFTGKKENRQIIERAYNLTSDLGYVASILVKEGLEGVKNIKIQIGRPIRPMLAERMAIPSFILQKLGGKAGAEYKYDGERIQVHRKGDEFHLFSRRLENITHQFPDLIEFLKEATPEEYILELEAVVIDPSSGAIRPFQDLMNRRVKYVTRFHIMMYPIAGFLFDIMYLNGEDLTLKPYPERRKILEEVIKTTDRINLATRKIVDNVDDLESFFLEAIENGCEGLVCKSLQPDSIYQAGKRGFLWIKYKRDYKSHLADTLDLVVVGAFYGKGQRAGKFGSLLMACYDPETDQFKTVCKVGTGFTEDDFNKLEELLAPHQIDHKHPRVNSILTADIWYEPYLVLEITGAELTLSPVHTCGWDKIKLNRGLGLRFPRFTGRYRFDKRPEDATTEAEIIEMYKNQIQIRV
- a CDS encoding TatD family hydrolase, translating into MIDTHAHLDMLKTEEDLIESVNSLDCIITIGCDKEEIYKAVDIANKYDNVYASIGYHPYDIKGLTDEDIKQLKKLALENEKVVAIGEAGLDYYRDITPRNLQWEFFEKQIALAKELNLPLIVHSRSANEDTVKILQENAPYPASGIIHCFGGDIPMMEKCVDMGFYISFAGNITYPKADNLREVLKRTPLDRLLLETDSPFLSPQKKRGKPNKPSNIFYTLEFVANFLNIDKEELEKITDQNAQKLFKKIKLPIH
- the ftsH gene encoding ATP-dependent zinc metalloprotease FtsH, coding for MQFSRSILIWFLIGALMIFAFNLIGSRQIIDNKVPFTEFVEMVNDGKVEKATVKGEEIIAITKDGKKVETVIPEGYSKIYDILQENGVKVDVVPAEKSGWLTTLLISWLPILLFIGLWIFMMRQMSGGSNRAFSFAKSKAKVYLEEKPNVKLDDVAGMDEVKEEVKEIIDYLKDPQRFQKLGGRAPKGILLYGDPGVGKTLLAKAIAGEASVPFISISGSDFVEMFVGVGAARVRDLFETAKKHAPCLVFIDEIDAVGRARSGVGFGGGHDEREQTLNQLLVELDGFDSGEGIIVIAATNRPDILDPALLRPGRFDRQISVPKPDVKGRYEILKVHVKKKNIPLDDDVDLMVIARGTPGFSGADLANIVNEAALLAARKRKEKVGMKEFEEAMDRIMMGLERKGMAITPDEKEKIAYHEVGHAIVSLMFKEADPLHKVSIIPRGMALGVTVNLPEEDRHIYSKKDLMARLHQLFGGRAAEEVFYGKDGITTGAENDLMRATELAYRIVASWGMTDELGPIHVSTARNNPFMPQQGPEISEATARKIDEEVNKLLRQAYQRTKEIVESYKDAITAVVELLLDKETISCDEMVAILEEYGVPIVNKCRKSIVEVISDSSAPEAPAGAIE
- the tilS gene encoding tRNA lysidine(34) synthetase TilS — encoded protein: MVEKKFLETVKKFKLIEPEDKILIAFSSGVDSVTLTTLLLKFKEYFHISQIAIAHFNHMLRGESSDLDEEFAVDFARKNNLDVFVKKVDIKKLAKEEKASIEEIARKERYKFFREILKEKGFNKIATGHHLSDLIETMLLWFIQGNRKGIKGFKPKEREIIRPLYTITKDELLQYAHKNFIEYRIDESNFETDYLRNKLRIHVIPLLKQINPSLEKSMLTESFLLQYDDDFLDSYATEISQKFPNTSIQLSQLLNLPEAIIYRVLINWVYKNTGIYLSYSQVLKIMELLHKEGEKSFDIGEIFVLIKTYDRLFIKEKGKQVRFEYRIKVGEELFIKEAGIKLKSYFADKVDMEKLKDEKRIACFEIDDFNPEEYFIIRSRKEGDRFLPFGRKTEKKLKDILIDLKVPKHMRDSIPILEFRNNILWVVGLKRSGYYPIKTDKGKKICFEIEEV
- the rpsT gene encoding 30S ribosomal protein S20 → MAHTRSARKRIRQAEKRRQLNRYHISRMKTAIKRINEALKNKDIETAEKLLPLAQKLAYRAAAKGAIHKNEAARRVSRVARKINAAKQALSA
- a CDS encoding methionine adenosyltransferase; this translates as MANIAIGTLDFPKVSEQPVEIVERKGTGHPDTICDALGEELSIALSELYRKECGAIMHHNVDKALLIGGIADPRFGGGSIISPIEIYLTGRAINEINGKRLPVEELAIETAHKWLKENIPNLDVTKHVIIHPKLKPGSKDLVELFERFQLKGEVPLANDTSFGVGHAPFDDIETIVYEVERALNSKEFKKDNPYLGEDIKVMGVRNGDKIRITIAAAFVDKYVKDVKDYLEKKEIVSNHAYSIAQNLTDRHVDIFVNTADDPENESVYITVTGTSAEAGDDGQIGRGNRVNGLITPYRPMSLEAAAGKNPVSHIGKIYNTAATDMAERIVSEIEEVEEVYVYLVSQIGKPITEPQVCDVKLRVNGDISKIKDKVRKIAEEEINNLPNTWQKFLERKFRLY
- the coaE gene encoding dephospho-CoA kinase (Dephospho-CoA kinase (CoaE) performs the final step in coenzyme A biosynthesis.), with the protein product MLKVGLTGSIGTGKSTVASIFKELGAYVIDADEVVHKLLKRKDIKEKIRKEFGDVFTPEGEIDRKKLASIVFNNPEKKKKLEQILHPEVFKEIEKFFKQVEEKDSNAVAIADVPLMIETGSYKNYYPVIVVYAPPEVQLERLIKRGMDKEDALKRIKSQMPIEEKIKYADIVIDNTGSLQDLRKKVEEVYEKLKKMAADN
- a CDS encoding cupredoxin domain-containing protein, producing MKKLLLLLVSLFFIFSCTKTEEKPDIVIEIKVSKDGYSPSEITVPRGKVVLFRITALDDGIPAGYGQSFGHCFYILPPYDVMVRNIRKGQTKEVKVKMIYPGDFIFTCPYCSGVFPTNGKLHVK